The following nucleotide sequence is from Trifolium pratense cultivar HEN17-A07 linkage group LG2, ARS_RC_1.1, whole genome shotgun sequence.
cactttttttttgtcaacttTGTATAACCAACgaattttcttttgtcatttgAATCTTGAATTATTTTGAGGTTCATATATGATTATCAGCTTATAATTTTGCTATATCACCCTTTTTTAGTCgaaaatgacatttttattgGTAATGTATCATATGATTCATTATAAGATTCAATTCATGATTCGGAAAATAGGTATTTTGATATAAGATTTGAATTTCGATTTGATAACCATGATGTATAATTGCAGGGCATCAAACCTGCTTCCCTTAATAAAGTGAGTGACCCTCAAATTAAGGAGTTTATCGAGAAATGCCTGGTTCCAGCATCTGAGAGATTGTCTGCAGAGGAACTTCTTAAAGACCCATTTCTACAAATTGATAGTCCAAAGGATCCATTCCCGTCTCCTATTAAAGTCCCAAGAGCTGCAAATAGGTCAAAGCCCGAATCTATGGACATCGATGCTGAATACAAACAGTTTTCCGGTAGTATCTACAGTGAAAGCAGCCAGGGAAGTCCGCATTTTCCTGTTTTTGAAGTCCAAAGGACTAATAAGAACAATGAGTTTAGGTTAAAAGGGACTAAAAATGATGATAACTCGGTATCGTTGACCTTGCGTATTGCGGATACATGCGGTAAGTATATGGATTTCCTGTTTTATTGAATTGATACTAAGGACCCATTTGTTttaacttatttgagcttatctattggcataagcacttgtgagattgtttgagagaacttatggaaacaacttatgacatgtcaaTAAGTTATATGAgaataatttgaatttattttatcttttgttattcaCGTAGTTTATACGTAAGAACTTATAAGATATGTACTTATGATATAAGTGCTTAATTaggttgtttatccaaacaaggtcTAAACTGGTTTTCTGTTGTGTTACTTGCAGGTCGAGTAAGGAATATACATTTTCTCTTTTACCTTGATACAGACACTGCAGTCTCCGTGGCCTCAGAAATGGTTGAACATTTGGAACTGGCACATCATGATGTGGCTTTCATAGCCGAGCTTATTGATTACTTGATAATGAAACTTCTTCCTTTGTGGAAACCTTCTCGTGATCATAACACAACCGGAGAAATAAGTCTTTGTAGTGGTTCTACAATTGTCGATAGCCAAAGCTTAACGGCATGCCCTTGGAGTTCTATCTTAACTAGTATTCCCTCTGAAACTGTTGGTGGTCAAGATGGCTTTTCTGGGTTTAATAGCTGTTTTTACaaaaatgcatataatgctATTTTTGAGGGTGACTCTAATTCTTATTGTTTGGTTAACTCAGTAGATCAATATTCACGAGGATCGGGAGTTTCTGAGATAGCTGTTGAGGATGTTTCAATGGAAAATGAAAATTGTCATGATTCCAAATTTTTTGGTGCTGGATATTTTAAATGCCTAAAAAGGTCGATAACTGGGCTTGAAGTTGGTGATGCGTATTTCGAAAACTGTAAATCGCAGGCAGCAGACTACAATGTCAGCGAAAGCACTATGAACTTAAAATCATCAAATGATGCGAGCTTGTCAAGTAGTTCTTGTTCTCTGTCATCAACTGAAAAGGATAATGATCTTGAGCTAAAGCTTGAACTTGATGCAATTGAGTCACAATATCAGCATTGGATTGAGGAACTCACTAGAATGAAATTGGAGGCATTGGAAGCCACCAGAAGGAAATGGATGGCCAAGAAGAAAGTAGCTATTCATTGATTTTGAGCTTGTTGATTAACTAACTATGTATAGCACCAGGGGCGGCCTAGGCCCATGTGCGACATGGGCCGTGGCACAAGGTCTCTTAAAATCGAGGgcctcaaaaaaaatttatagggtagtagtattagtaagttagggggtgtaaaaattaattatgtatgTTAGAAAATGTTGTAAAGGCCCAGCCCAACAATATTTTcctaacgaaaaaaaaaaagcagcaaAGAAGCAGCCCAACAATGTTTTCCTAATGtaatgcgtcaaaaaaaaaaacaaagttttcctaacgaaaaaaaaaaagcagcaaaaagtagcaagagaattttttttataagcaaagtaactataatgtattttgttgttattgttagactatggatcttttttatgttattacaagaatgattataattttatgttatttgcaatttaaatcgatgatgatttttttatgaaaaaaagttacgtttttttttattaaaggccCACTTTCATATTTCGCACAGAGCCCCCGAAAACTCAGGGACGCCACTGTATAGCACGACACTTCATATTGAAGATGTGTCTAGTGTTCAACACTTGTCgttgtgtcagtgtcgtgtctaTGTCAATGCTTCACAGCTAACTAACCTCTTTTTACCCTTGTCGAAGTTGTTTCATTGtaaattttaagttatatattgGATGTGATGGCTCATTTTTTGCAGAAGCCGGCGTCATTATTTTCAACTCTACCATGTTTTTTATGCTTTAGAGATATGTTGTGGATCtctcattatattatatactataATGTGTCTTACTCAATTCAATCCTCCCCCTACTGTCAAACTTTTTGCAAAATACttatgaaaaaagaaatttatgaaCAATCTCACAACAACTGTAAACACACCCAAGAAATACGTGATTTGCCTACAATAGACttttttaacttaaaatcaTCTTGATCATTCGATCTAAAATCGACGTTCGAGATTGTTTATATTGTTTATGAATAATCTGAATTGTCTTATTTCAaaattaatggctaagatttAAAATACCGTAAAAATACTTGATTTGCCTACAGTAGACAATCTACATACGTAGTTCTCTCTCAATAGTCAATCCAAACACACCTATGTATTTTCTATAAACTCCCAACAAaagtgcatatatatatatatatatataaagttacaAGTTAGTTGTAAGTCCATACCAAAACTTAACCatctctccctccctccctccctctcaCAATCATCTTACAAGACACATAGATACATAAATCTAAgcatatataaaacaaaatccaAAAGGGCAAAGGTAAGTTAAACTTTGACTCTTGAACTCGAAAACATGATGAATAAAAgcacctttttttttaactagaCAACATCATACACAATGTAGTTTCTggattttaaataaatagtcTCGCATCGAAGTGTAtatgaaaaatgaataaaaaggaAGCAACATACGACAATTGGTTGCATCCTAAAAGA
It contains:
- the LOC123905460 gene encoding probable serine/threonine-protein kinase WNK10, with the protein product MITELFTSGSLRQYRKKHKYVEMKAIKGWARQILQGLVYLHGHKPPIIHRDLKCDNIFVNGNQGEVKIGDLGLAIVMQQPTARSVIGTPEFMAPELYEEEYNELVDIYSFGMSILEMVTLEYPYNECTNPAQIFKKVTSGIKPASLNKVSDPQIKEFIEKCLVPASERLSAEELLKDPFLQIDSPKDPFPSPIKVPRAANRSKPESMDIDAEYKQFSGSIYSESSQGSPHFPVFEVQRTNKNNEFRLKGTKNDDNSVSLTLRIADTCGRVRNIHFLFYLDTDTAVSVASEMVEHLELAHHDVAFIAELIDYLIMKLLPLWKPSRDHNTTGEISLCSGSTIVDSQSLTACPWSSILTSIPSETVGGQDGFSGFNSCFYKNAYNAIFEGDSNSYCLVNSVDQYSRGSGVSEIAVEDVSMENENCHDSKFFGAGYFKCLKRSITGLEVGDAYFENCKSQAADYNVSESTMNLKSSNDASLSSSSCSLSSTEKDNDLELKLELDAIESQYQHWIEELTRMKLEALEATRRKWMAKKKVAIH